A portion of the Misgurnus anguillicaudatus chromosome 16, ASM2758022v2, whole genome shotgun sequence genome contains these proteins:
- the bicc2 gene encoding bicaudal C homolog 2: MAASETCSTIEPLQPESPEPCVSVSDAEQNQDQDQDPALQNQDKDGEKDEGDGSKAEPELQNREPLDSDWVEESFRIDRKKLELMLYAPAEGSGPTGDEFFERVMRETGTQVKWPSKLKIGAKSKKDPHVKVEGKRENVLEAKQKILELLETKVNKVTLKMDVAHTEHSHVIGKGGGNIKKVMEETSCHIHFPDSNRNSAAGEKSNQVSIAGPVHGVESARAHIRALQPLVLTFDLPVTLAGGAVADTGSPVIQHLAQAFGVNVSFRTQPQLYCNTCTVRGTHSNSAAVKKATCVLMELLLGPEAVAGVTGVVVSTQLDVTSQQHLFLLGQNGVNFLTVMHQTQTQIILPDLSAPQHAPSLMIQGTADGVCLARQQLMDCLPVCLMFDLKDEGESEPRKLTQMMQNLGVFISIKPKVKQTAKSVVVKGLERNIVNLYKARRLLLGLDSSDVSMTTKNLCEVSMATKSSVDPLVANNGMTGYWLNILMQQLRLTETEAVIGSLSGKPRPSVPPGLAVTSEDGRTGLKMTDLKLEKIPENEDQQSHDEMESNVTPHAEVTEVKEVVVRATASSRRGSQSEGPRESHQEPRQSLASEISQRSVRAEMDGVYLNRDRRCSLRVFPSMEEDPEYERKKLLANRAMQQKPVVTEVRTPTDTWSGMGFSKSMPTEAVRELRAVNRRCYRPYQQQSWNAQTGKERGCNGSNSENWRERRGSLSSSPPESSSPSFQTYSLSAARPLESYLTSSNQSEGGSAVPRHLIGRSPSPTHTDDLVELLGQLGLGKYIDIFQEQEIDFQTFLTLTDEDLKEVGVSTFGARRKMILAITDLSKKRKFPETVTLKTGYLEGGASGRLPRIVDEDVAAKSNRW; this comes from the exons ATGGCCGCCTCAGAGACATGCAGCACCATTGAACCTCTCCAGCCGGAGTCTCCAGAACCCTGTGTTTCGGTGTCAGATGCGGAGCAGAACCAAGACCAGGATCAAGATCCGGCCCTTCAAAACCAGGATAAAGATGGGGAGAAAGACGAAGGTGACGGTTCCAAAGCAGAACCTGAACTTCAGAACCGGGAACCTTTGGACTCTGACTGGGTGGAGGAGAGTTTCCGGATAGACCGAAAGAAACTTGAACTCATGCTGTACG CTCCTGCAGAAGGGTCTGGACCAACAGGAGATGAGTTCTTTGAACGG GTGATGAGAGAAACAGGCACGCAGGTGAAATGGCCGTCCAAGCTAAAGATCGGAGCAAAGTCAAAGAAAG ATCCTCATGTTAAAGTGGAAGGAAAGAGAGAAAATGTTCTTGAGGCTAAACAGAAGATTCTGGAACTGCTTGAGACTAAG GTGAATAAAGTGACTCTGAAGATGGACGTCGCTCACACCGAACACTCTCATGTGATCGGTAAAGGGGGCGGGAACATTAAGAAGGTCATGGAGGAAACTTCCTGTCACATTCATTTTCCGGATTCTAACCGGAACAGCGCAGCAGGAGAAAAGAGTAACCAG GTGTCTATAGCCGGGCCTGTGCATGGGGTTGAGTCTGCCCGGGCACACATTCGG GCCCTGCAGCCTCTGGTGCTGACCTTTGACCTCCCAGTAACCCTTGCGGGGGGTGCGGTGGCAGATACGGGGTCACCGGTGATACAGCATCTGGCTCAAGCGTTCGGAGTGAATGTGAGCTTCAGAACTCAACCTCAACTCTACTGCAACACCTGCACCGTGAGAGGAACCCACAGCAACAGTGCGGCTGTGAAG AAGGCGACTTGCGTGCTGATGGAGCTGCTCCTTGGCCCGGAGGCGGTTGCCGGGGTAACGGGGGTGGTGGTGAGCACCCAGCTGGACGTCACCTCTCAACAGCATTTGTTCCTGTTGGGTCAAAACGGAGTGAATTTTCTCACCGTGATGCATCAAACGCAGACACAGATCATCCTCCCGGACCTGAGCGCTCCGCAACACGCACCCTCGCTCATGATTCAGGGCACAGCTGATGGAGTGTGTCTCGCTCGACAGCAACTGATG GACTGCCTGCCCGTTTGCCTGATGTTTGATTTAAAAGACGAGGGTGAGTCTGAACCTCGGAAACTCACCCAGATGATGCAAAACCTGGGAGTTTTTATCAGCATCAAACCAAAGGTCAAGCAGACAGCAAAG TCGGTGGTTGTGAAGGGTTTGGAGAGAAACATTGTGAATCTGTACAAGGCCAGACGTCTGCTGCTCGGCCTGGACTCCAGTGATGTATCCATGACGACCAAGAATTTGTGTGAGGTATCTATGGCAACCAAGTCTTCTGTGGACCCTCTGGTGGCCAATAATGGAATGACGGGCTACTGGTTAAACATACTGATGCAACAACTACGCCTCACTGAGACAg AGGCTGTTATTGGCTCTCTCTCTGGAAAGCCACGCCCCTCTGTTCCACCTGGATTGGCGGTTACATCAGAAGATGGGAGGACTGGACTTAAAATGACAGACTTAAAATTAGAGAAG ATTCCAGAGAATGAAGATCAGCAGTCACATGATGAGATGGAGAGCAATGTCACGCCACACGCAGAGGTGACAGAGGTTAAAGAGGTTGTTGTCAGAGCAACTGCATCATCGAGGAGAGGCAGCCAATCAGAGGGCCCCAGGGAGTCGCACCAGGAGCCACGGCAATCACTCGCATCTGAAATCTCACAGAG gtcAGTGAGGGCAGAGATGGATGGTGTTTATTTGAACAGAGACAGACGCTGTAGTCTGAGAGTTTTCCCCTCGATGGAAGAG GATCCAGAGTATGAGAGAAAGAAACTTCTGGCAAATCGAG ccaTGCAACAGAAGCCAGTGGTAACTGAGGTCCGGACCCCCACAGATACCTGGAGTGGGATGGGCTTCTCGAAATCAATGCCCACTGAAGCTGTGAGAGAACTGAGAGCGGTGAATCGACGGTGCTATAGACCCTACCAGCAACag TCGTGGAATGCTCAGACTGGGAAGGAACGTGGCTGTAACGGCAGCAATTCGGAGAACTGGAGGGAAAGAAGGGGATCTTTATCTTCATCACCACCTGAGTCCTCATCGCCTTCCTTTCAGACCTACAGTTTGTCAGCTGCCCGACCAT TGGAGAGCTACCTGACCAGCTCGAACCAATCTGAGGGCGGATCTGCAGTGCCCAGACATTTGATTGGCAGGTCACCTAGCCCCACCCACACGGATGATCTTGTAGAGTTACTGGGACAGTTGGGTCTGGGGAAGTACATCGATATATTCCAGGAACAAGAg ATTGATTTTCAGACCTTCCTAACGCTTACAGATGAGGACTTAAAGGAAGTGGGTGTGAGCACATTTGGAGCACGCCGAAAGATGATTCTCGCCATCACGG ATTTGAGTAAAAAGAGGAAATTTCCAGAAACGGTCACTCTGAAGACTGGGTACCTGGAAGGGGGGGCAAGCGGCCGTCTTCCACGGATTGTGGACGAGGATGTGGCCGCCAAAAGTAACCGCTGGTGA